The Burkholderia mayonis genome window below encodes:
- a CDS encoding MerR family transcriptional regulator, with product MSNASKQTSPRALTIGQVAALVGVSTHTLRYYEQAGLLRSISRTQSGHRLYAPADLDWLRFVMRLKATGMPIAGMHAFAELRALGDATIGERRALLAAHRDRVRAQIDTLQTNLDAIVDKIAYYERAERDAIRQANQPQPDKDERWNNAPQKTAIREAGTS from the coding sequence ATGTCGAACGCATCGAAGCAAACGTCCCCGCGCGCGTTGACGATCGGCCAGGTCGCCGCGCTCGTCGGCGTGTCGACGCACACGCTGCGCTACTACGAACAGGCCGGCCTGCTGCGGTCGATCTCGCGCACGCAGTCGGGGCATCGGCTGTACGCGCCCGCCGATCTCGATTGGCTGCGCTTCGTGATGCGCCTGAAGGCGACCGGGATGCCGATCGCCGGGATGCACGCGTTCGCCGAGCTGCGCGCGCTGGGCGACGCGACGATCGGCGAGCGGCGTGCGCTTCTCGCCGCGCATCGCGACAGGGTGCGCGCACAGATCGACACGCTGCAGACGAACCTCGACGCGATCGTCGACAAGATCGCGTATTACGAGCGGGCCGAGCGCGACGCGATTCGACAGGCGAATCAACCTCAACCGGACAAGGACGAACGATGGAACAATGCACCGCAGAAGACCGCTATACGCGAGGCTGGAACAAGCTGA
- a CDS encoding ComEA family DNA-binding protein: MLKKLLMLVVALSLSLTAAFAAAVEVNTADQAALESVKGLGPVKSKAIIDERAKHGPFKDADDLASRVKGLGAKSVANLEAAGLTIGGSSTPPAGAKAKTSTAKPAATTTTAAPAPTPATMTPSPAATTPATAASTPMAKKTRASKKKEKAAAVASAATDASAPAAASSTKAKGSKKSKKNKAATPAPAASGA, translated from the coding sequence ATGCTGAAAAAGCTGCTGATGCTGGTCGTCGCACTGTCGCTTTCGCTGACCGCAGCGTTCGCCGCCGCGGTCGAAGTCAATACCGCCGATCAGGCGGCGCTCGAATCGGTGAAGGGCCTCGGCCCGGTGAAGTCGAAGGCGATCATCGACGAGCGCGCGAAGCACGGCCCGTTCAAGGACGCCGACGATCTCGCGAGCCGCGTGAAGGGCCTCGGCGCGAAGTCGGTCGCCAATCTCGAGGCGGCAGGCTTGACGATCGGCGGCTCGTCGACGCCGCCGGCGGGCGCGAAGGCGAAGACCAGCACGGCGAAGCCGGCCGCGACCACGACGACCGCCGCACCGGCGCCGACGCCGGCCACGATGACGCCGTCGCCTGCCGCCACCACGCCGGCGACGGCGGCGAGCACGCCGATGGCGAAGAAGACGCGTGCGTCGAAGAAGAAGGAAAAAGCCGCGGCAGTTGCAAGCGCCGCAACCGACGCGAGCGCGCCGGCCGCCGCGTCGTCGACAAAGGCGAAGGGCTCGAAGAAGAGCAAGAAGAACAAGGCGGCGACGCCCGCGCCCGCTGCATCGGGCGCATAA
- a CDS encoding YidB family protein translates to MGLLDIVGGLIGGQGGNQNALVSAALEFINNQPGGLNGLIEKFNAGGAGGIIGSWIGTGENQPISSETLQNVLGSDTVGALAQKIGVDPQQASGILAQVLPHIVNGATPNGEVPANGQLDTSNVLGTLSQLAGLFGNKQA, encoded by the coding sequence ATGGGTCTACTCGACATCGTTGGCGGTCTGATCGGCGGCCAAGGCGGCAATCAGAACGCGCTCGTCAGCGCCGCGCTGGAATTCATCAACAACCAGCCGGGCGGCCTGAACGGCCTCATCGAGAAATTCAACGCGGGCGGCGCGGGCGGAATCATCGGCTCGTGGATCGGCACCGGCGAAAACCAGCCGATCTCGTCGGAGACGCTGCAGAATGTGCTCGGCTCGGACACGGTCGGCGCGCTCGCGCAGAAGATCGGCGTCGATCCGCAGCAGGCGTCCGGCATCCTCGCGCAGGTGCTGCCGCACATCGTCAACGGCGCGACGCCGAACGGCGAAGTGCCGGCGAACGGCCAGCTCGACACGTCGAACGTGCTCGGCACGCTGTCGCAGCTGGCGGGCCTGTTCGGCAACAAGCAGGCCTGA
- a CDS encoding zinc-finger-containing protein, translating to MSRAITRSPAFRLRTWPWTFLCRTCRAYVRLHPFTHIPLGTLADAPTREARKRAKAEFNPIWQSGAMTRIAAYVWLAQRLGIENHEECHIDRFDIETCDRVVAAIREKKHQ from the coding sequence TTGAGTCGTGCCATCACCCGCTCGCCAGCCTTCCGGCTGCGCACGTGGCCGTGGACCTTCCTCTGCCGCACGTGCCGCGCGTACGTCAGGCTGCATCCGTTCACCCACATTCCGCTCGGCACGCTCGCCGACGCGCCGACCCGCGAGGCACGGAAGCGCGCGAAGGCTGAATTCAACCCGATCTGGCAGTCCGGCGCGATGACGCGCATCGCCGCGTACGTCTGGCTGGCCCAGCGGCTCGGCATCGAGAACCACGAGGAATGTCACATCGATCGGTTCGACATCGAAACTTGCGACCGCGTGGTCGCCGCAATCCGCGAGAAAAAACACCAATGA
- a CDS encoding IS5 family transposase codes for MGPKLPVTEGDFFRQPLREQINLKHPLIRLADLIDWARLSTTMSASFASSRGRPATSPRLIAGLLYLQHAFDLSDEEVVWQWLENPYWQVFTGETYLQTKPPIDPSSLTRWRKRLGEAGVEELLAETIEAAKRAKVIKTTSLKRVIVDTTVMEKAIAHPTDSRLLERCREHLVKAAAQHGLKLRQNYNREAPRLAGQIGRYAHAKQYKRMKKALRTLRSRVGRVMRDVERQLEGVVQQSRAELEDLISRTKRILTQKQKDKNKLYALHAPEVECLAKGKARKPYEFGVKVSITTTHKEGLVVGARSMPGNPYDGHTLAEALEQAAILSDVQPEIAVVDRGYKGVAVDGVKVYHPGLRRGITRGLRAMIRRRSAIEPAIGHMKADGKLDRNWLKGSLGDAIHAVLCGAGHNLRMILRNLRLFYALILVALLSFRAAAPSAA; via the coding sequence ATGGGTCCGAAGTTGCCGGTGACAGAGGGAGATTTCTTCCGCCAACCGCTGCGCGAGCAGATCAATCTGAAGCATCCGTTGATTCGCCTGGCCGATCTGATCGACTGGGCTCGGTTGAGCACGACGATGAGTGCGAGTTTCGCATCGTCTCGTGGCCGACCGGCAACGTCGCCGCGTTTGATCGCAGGGCTGCTGTACTTGCAGCACGCGTTCGACCTGTCGGATGAAGAGGTCGTCTGGCAATGGCTGGAGAACCCGTACTGGCAAGTGTTCACCGGCGAGACGTACTTGCAGACGAAACCGCCGATCGATCCGTCGAGCCTGACGCGCTGGCGTAAGCGCCTGGGCGAAGCCGGCGTTGAAGAACTGTTGGCTGAGACGATCGAAGCGGCCAAACGCGCAAAGGTCATCAAGACGACGAGCCTGAAGCGGGTGATTGTCGATACGACGGTGATGGAAAAGGCGATTGCGCATCCCACCGATTCGCGCCTGCTCGAACGTTGCCGGGAACATCTGGTGAAGGCCGCCGCCCAGCACGGGCTGAAGCTGCGGCAGAACTACAACCGCGAAGCGCCGCGTCTGGCGGGCCAGATCGGGCGCTATGCGCATGCGAAGCAGTACAAGCGGATGAAGAAGGCGCTGCGCACTTTGCGTTCACGAGTGGGGCGCGTGATGCGTGACGTGGAGCGGCAACTGGAAGGCGTTGTTCAGCAAAGTCGCGCGGAGTTGGAAGACTTGATCAGCCGCACGAAGCGGATTCTCACGCAGAAGCAGAAGGACAAAAACAAGCTGTATGCGCTGCACGCGCCGGAAGTCGAGTGCCTGGCGAAAGGCAAAGCGCGCAAGCCGTACGAATTTGGCGTGAAGGTGTCGATCACCACGACGCACAAGGAAGGTCTGGTAGTCGGAGCTCGTTCAATGCCGGGCAATCCATACGACGGGCACACGTTGGCCGAAGCGTTGGAACAAGCGGCGATCCTGAGCGATGTGCAGCCGGAGATCGCCGTCGTCGACCGCGGCTACAAGGGCGTCGCCGTCGATGGTGTGAAGGTCTATCACCCAGGTTTGCGACGCGGTATCACACGCGGCCTGCGAGCAATGATCCGGCGTCGCAGCGCAATCGAACCGGCCATCGGGCACATGAAGGCCGACGGCAAGCTCGATCGAAATTGGCTCAAGGGTTCGTTGGGCGATGCGATTCATGCGGTGCTGTGCGGCGCTGGCCACAACCTGCGGATGATCCTGCGCAACCTGCGGCTTTTTTACGCCCTGATTCTCGTCGCTTTGCTCAGCTTCCGAGCCGCTGCGCCGTCGGCGGCGTAG
- a CDS encoding HIRAN domain-containing protein yields the protein MDDLSAIYHSEQLFPLFSNRLLTRSRPEFSSYFQWTGLPSTSVDDPLRILAVTGGLRGTDRIELFPLPHKSEDGRLKIDFFARGMRHFAEPNIEAADKLVPGARLYVMHDLQNEHDRFALCLRTDDPSYLVGYCPKYYTSDICRLLAKDPASVKINVKQVNLRAPLTMRLLCSLDAAWPNDFVPFAQNADIEALA from the coding sequence ATGGATGATTTGTCCGCCATCTACCACTCCGAACAACTGTTCCCGCTGTTTTCTAACCGACTGCTTACCCGCTCGCGTCCGGAGTTTTCTAGTTACTTCCAGTGGACCGGTTTACCGAGTACTTCGGTCGATGATCCACTACGTATCCTCGCCGTCACGGGTGGCCTCCGTGGCACGGATCGGATCGAGCTTTTTCCACTTCCTCACAAGAGCGAAGATGGTCGACTGAAGATCGATTTTTTTGCTCGCGGTATGAGGCACTTCGCTGAACCTAACATCGAAGCGGCCGACAAGCTTGTACCCGGTGCCCGACTGTACGTTATGCATGACTTGCAGAACGAACACGATCGCTTCGCACTATGTTTGCGGACAGATGATCCGTCGTATCTCGTCGGATATTGCCCTAAGTACTATACGAGCGACATTTGCAGGCTTCTAGCCAAGGACCCTGCGAGTGTGAAAATCAATGTGAAGCAGGTAAATTTACGTGCCCCGCTCACGATGCGCCTTCTTTGTTCGTTGGATGCTGCGTGGCCGAATGACTTCGTTCCGTTCGCTCAGAACGCAGATATTGAGGCACTCGCGTAG